In one window of Janthinobacterium sp. 1_2014MBL_MicDiv DNA:
- a CDS encoding hybrid sensor histidine kinase/response regulator yields the protein MDNDSRACVLYVDDEALACKYFERAVATRYRVLTAPGVDAALALLEQHGGHVDVLVTDYRMPDRLGSELLQEVAQRYPHIVCMLVTAYADKDVLLELINGGTVFRLLEKPLDLNAMHSALQLAVQTGRERTARRQGLVAMQESLAFLAHELNTPLAAIANFARGIERRTQSAGAQQAEIGEAAALMHGNARYCLSVLASFIDTVRLASAGPGMQDGRGAGSARQLLAALLDSYPLSTQQRGAITVEAGEDFAIAESPNCVALILSSVLGNALRSAGEQAHPAISIRIGAGHIKVRDNGAGIAPEIVEQLLIDPVSASSDAGKGWGMVFCHRMMQSFGGNLDIATEFGSSTTVTLNFPVHIRNEHD from the coding sequence ATGGATAACGATAGCCGCGCCTGCGTGCTGTATGTGGACGACGAAGCGCTCGCCTGCAAGTATTTCGAGCGCGCCGTCGCCACGCGCTACCGCGTGCTGACGGCGCCCGGCGTCGATGCGGCGCTGGCCTTGCTGGAACAGCATGGCGGACACGTCGACGTGCTCGTGACCGATTACCGCATGCCGGACCGCCTGGGCAGCGAATTGCTGCAGGAAGTGGCGCAGCGCTACCCGCACATCGTCTGCATGCTGGTGACGGCGTATGCGGACAAGGACGTGCTGCTTGAGCTGATCAATGGCGGCACGGTGTTCCGCCTGCTGGAAAAGCCGCTCGACCTGAACGCCATGCACAGCGCGCTGCAGCTGGCCGTGCAGACGGGACGCGAGCGCACCGCGCGGCGCCAGGGCCTGGTGGCGATGCAGGAGTCGCTCGCTTTCCTGGCCCATGAATTGAATACGCCGCTGGCGGCCATCGCCAATTTTGCGCGCGGCATCGAGCGGCGCACGCAGTCGGCTGGCGCGCAACAGGCCGAGATCGGCGAGGCGGCCGCCCTGATGCATGGCAATGCCCGTTATTGCCTGTCCGTCCTGGCCAGCTTCATCGACACGGTGCGCCTGGCCAGTGCCGGGCCCGGCATGCAGGATGGACGCGGCGCCGGCAGCGCGCGCCAGCTGCTGGCGGCACTGCTCGACAGCTACCCGCTGAGCACGCAGCAGCGCGGTGCCATCACGGTCGAGGCCGGCGAAGACTTTGCCATCGCCGAGTCGCCCAATTGCGTGGCGCTGATCCTGTCGTCCGTGCTGGGCAATGCCTTGCGCTCGGCCGGCGAGCAAGCCCATCCGGCGATCAGCATCCGCATCGGTGCCGGCCACATCAAGGTGCGCGACAATGGCGCCGGCATCGCCCCCGAGATTGTCGAGCAGCTGTTGATCGACCCCGTCAGTGCCAGCAGCGATGCGGGCAAGGGCTGGGGCATGGTATTTTGCCACCGCATGATGCAATCGTTCGGCGGCAATCTCGACATCGCCACCGAGTTTGGCAGTTCCACCACGGTGACCCTGAATTTTCCAGTACATATAAGGAACGAGCATGATTGA
- a CDS encoding response regulator, translating into MIDANLRLPAQREPAQGLPTILYVDDEANALKYFQRAIAPLADVLTATSVEEGKRILDEQADRIAVLVSDQRMPGAYGNELLSYAWDRHPHIVRILTTAYSELEHTVEAVNQGQIHRYIQKPWDIAALRMELKQALELARLRNEHAQLLREKLMVRQRQAIANRIGTLYTLCASLAGPEQQLPVEAYLSAALTAGVTPPEPDWLLMDYADLVSSEAFRGTAFAAAVRQQLETLEREHPGRGVEQAIDMLQPAFGAALQNQAGTALFLDGRLLTEFLETPTTTPVSATHAFWLANLLWLARRGWSLQLSKGEQGLLGKVVQAEPALTPDHLAAWIEQF; encoded by the coding sequence ATGATTGACGCCAATCTGCGTTTACCGGCTCAACGAGAGCCGGCGCAAGGCTTGCCGACGATACTCTATGTCGATGACGAGGCCAACGCCCTCAAATATTTCCAGCGCGCCATCGCGCCGCTGGCCGACGTGCTGACGGCCACTTCGGTCGAGGAGGGCAAGCGCATTCTCGACGAACAGGCCGACCGCATCGCCGTGCTCGTATCGGACCAGCGCATGCCCGGTGCCTACGGCAACGAGCTGCTGTCGTACGCGTGGGACCGCCATCCGCATATCGTGCGCATCCTGACGACCGCGTATTCCGAGCTCGAGCACACGGTGGAAGCCGTCAACCAGGGGCAGATCCACCGCTACATCCAGAAGCCGTGGGATATCGCGGCGCTGCGCATGGAGTTGAAACAGGCGCTGGAGCTGGCGCGGCTGCGCAACGAGCATGCGCAATTGCTGCGCGAAAAGCTGATGGTGCGCCAGCGCCAAGCGATCGCCAACCGCATCGGCACCCTGTACACGCTGTGCGCCAGCCTGGCCGGTCCGGAACAGCAGCTGCCCGTGGAAGCCTACCTGTCGGCGGCCTTGACGGCCGGCGTCACGCCGCCCGAGCCGGACTGGCTGTTGATGGATTATGCCGACCTGGTCAGTTCGGAAGCGTTCCGCGGCACGGCTTTTGCCGCCGCCGTGCGCCAGCAGCTGGAAACGCTCGAGCGCGAGCATCCGGGGCGCGGCGTCGAGCAGGCCATCGACATGCTGCAGCCTGCGTTTGGCGCGGCGCTGCAAAACCAGGCCGGCACGGCGCTGTTCCTCGATGGCCGCCTGTTGACGGAATTCCTTGAAACGCCCACCACCACGCCCGTCTCGGCCACCCATGCGTTCTGGCTGGCCAATCTGCTGTGGCTGGCGCGGCGCGGCTGGTCCTTGCAGCTCAGCAAGGGCGAACAGGGTTTGCTGGGCAAGGTGGTGCAAGCCGAACCGGCCCTCACGCCCGATCACCTGGCGGCGTGGATCGAGCAGTTTTAA
- a CDS encoding SRPBCC family protein, whose translation MIKKTLLLIVVVVAAILGYATTKPDTFSVQREITIKAPPDKIAALITDFHYWAAWSPWEKLDPAMRRTFTGPASGLGAQYAWQGNDKVGAGSMEITEAAQPERTVIKLDFLKPFESHNTTTFTMTPEGDSTKVNWTMTGPSPYVSKVMTVFVSMDTMIGKDFEKGLNNLKAAAER comes from the coding sequence ATGATCAAAAAAACCCTGTTGCTGATCGTCGTCGTCGTCGCCGCCATCCTCGGCTATGCCACCACCAAGCCCGACACATTCAGTGTCCAGCGCGAAATCACCATCAAGGCCCCGCCGGACAAGATCGCCGCCCTGATCACGGACTTCCACTACTGGGCCGCCTGGTCGCCGTGGGAAAAGCTCGATCCGGCCATGCGCCGCACGTTTACGGGCCCGGCCAGCGGCCTGGGCGCGCAATATGCGTGGCAAGGCAATGACAAGGTGGGCGCCGGCAGCATGGAAATCACGGAAGCGGCCCAACCGGAGCGCACCGTCATCAAGCTGGACTTCCTGAAACCGTTCGAAAGCCATAACACCACCACGTTCACCATGACGCCCGAGGGCGACAGCACGAAGGTGAACTGGACCATGACGGGCCCCAGCCCTTACGTCAGCAAGGTCATGACCGTGTTCGTCAGCATGGATACCATGATCGGCAAGGATTTCGAAAAGGGCTTGAACAACCTGAAGGCGGCGGCGGAACGGTAA
- a CDS encoding DNA/RNA non-specific endonuclease, whose product MIQGTIARLTLACGMLATAFAANLAYAAACPAHYVDGRRPEITNPKLEVATKELCYNVFGVMHSGITRTPLWSAEHLTANNLEAAQDLSRENSFHAERKLPAAQRAELADYARSGFDRGHMAPNGDMPDRQSQRDSFTLANMVPQDSRNNRYVWAGIEGAVRKMAKKEGDLYVITGPAFIGGNLRKVGRVIVPSHLYKAVYSPRQGAGAAYFIENVDTKSYEVLSIAQLEDRIGIDLLPSLTRQQKLRMLSLPKVNSKSRK is encoded by the coding sequence ATGATTCAAGGAACGATCGCCAGGCTGACCCTGGCGTGCGGCATGCTGGCCACGGCCTTTGCCGCGAACCTCGCTTACGCCGCCGCTTGCCCCGCGCATTACGTCGATGGCCGCAGGCCGGAAATCACCAACCCCAAGCTGGAAGTGGCCACCAAGGAACTGTGCTACAACGTGTTTGGCGTGATGCACTCGGGGATTACCCGCACGCCGCTGTGGTCGGCCGAACATTTGACGGCGAACAACCTGGAAGCGGCGCAGGACTTGTCGCGTGAAAACTCCTTCCATGCCGAGCGCAAGCTGCCGGCGGCCCAGCGCGCCGAGCTGGCCGATTATGCGCGCAGCGGCTTCGACCGTGGCCACATGGCGCCGAATGGCGACATGCCGGACCGCCAGAGCCAGCGCGACAGCTTTACCCTGGCCAATATGGTGCCGCAAGACTCGCGCAACAACCGCTATGTCTGGGCCGGCATCGAAGGCGCCGTGCGCAAGATGGCGAAGAAGGAGGGCGACCTGTACGTGATCACGGGACCGGCCTTTATCGGCGGCAATTTGCGCAAGGTGGGCAGGGTGATCGTGCCCAGCCACCTGTACAAGGCCGTGTACAGCCCGCGCCAGGGCGCCGGCGCCGCCTACTTCATTGAAAACGTGGATACCAAGAGCTATGAAGTGCTGAGCATTGCGCAACTGGAAGACAGGATAGGCATCGATCTGTTACCGTCGCTGACGCGGCAGCAGAAGTTGCGCATGCTGAGTTTGCCGAAGGTCAATAGCAAGTCCAGGAAATAA
- a CDS encoding OsmC domain/YcaO domain-containing protein produces MEIKVNFLDKLRLEAKFDDFTVIADQPIRYKGDGSAPGPFDYFLASSALCAAYFVKLYCDTRNISTEHIRLSQNNIVDPENRYQQIFKIQVELPADISAKDRQGILRSIDRCTVKKVVQTGPEFVIEEVENLDADAQALLTLNAAPGASTYITGKDLPLEQTIANMSGLLAGLGIKIEIASWRNIIPNVWSLHIRDAHSPMCFTNGKGATKESALASALGEYIERISNNHFYAGSFWGVDIANAPFVHYPNERWFKPGRKDALPDGILDAYSLDIYNPDGELRASHLVDTNSGNAERGICSLPYVRQSDGEVVYFPSNLIENLYVSNGMSAGNTLVEAQVQCLSEIFERAVKREILEGEIALPDVPQEVLAKYPGILAGIQGLEEQGFPVLVKDASLGGTYPVMCVTLMNPRTGGVFASFGAHPSLEVALERSLTELLQGRSFEGLNDLPQPTFASEAVTEPNNFVEHFIDSSGIVSWRFFSAKADYDFVEWDFSGHGDDSNAEEAATLFGILADMGKEVYTAVYDQLGATACRILVPGYSEVYPVEDLIWDNTNKALLFRADILNLHRLDEASLEDLLERLENSELDEYGDIATLIGIEFDENTVWGQLTTLELKLLIQLALQQFEEAKELVETFLQYNDNTVERRLFYQALNVVLEVELDDELELDDYAVNFRRMFGNERMDAVLGSVDGSVRFYGLTPTSMQLEGLDRHQRLIDSFKKLHAARARAAAIG; encoded by the coding sequence ATGGAAATTAAAGTCAACTTTCTCGACAAGCTGCGTCTCGAAGCCAAGTTCGATGATTTTACGGTCATTGCCGACCAGCCCATCCGTTACAAGGGCGATGGCTCGGCGCCGGGCCCGTTCGATTATTTTTTGGCCTCGTCGGCCCTGTGCGCCGCGTATTTCGTGAAGTTGTATTGCGATACACGCAATATTTCCACCGAACATATCCGCCTGTCGCAAAATAATATCGTCGACCCGGAAAACCGTTACCAGCAGATCTTCAAGATCCAGGTCGAATTGCCGGCCGATATCTCCGCCAAGGATCGCCAGGGCATCCTGCGTTCGATCGACCGCTGCACGGTGAAAAAAGTGGTGCAGACGGGCCCCGAGTTCGTGATTGAAGAAGTCGAGAACCTCGACGCCGATGCCCAGGCCCTGCTGACCCTGAATGCGGCGCCGGGGGCGAGCACCTATATTACCGGCAAGGATTTGCCGCTGGAACAAACCATCGCCAATATGTCGGGCCTGCTGGCGGGCCTGGGCATCAAGATTGAAATCGCGTCGTGGCGCAACATCATTCCCAATGTGTGGTCGCTGCATATCCGCGATGCCCATTCGCCCATGTGCTTTACCAACGGCAAGGGCGCGACCAAGGAAAGCGCGCTGGCCTCGGCCCTGGGCGAGTATATCGAGCGCATCAGCAACAACCATTTCTATGCCGGTTCGTTCTGGGGCGTAGACATCGCCAACGCGCCGTTCGTGCACTATCCGAACGAGCGCTGGTTCAAGCCTGGCCGCAAGGATGCCTTGCCCGACGGTATTCTCGATGCATACAGCCTGGACATCTACAATCCCGATGGCGAGCTGCGCGCCTCGCACCTGGTCGACACCAACTCCGGCAATGCCGAGCGCGGCATCTGTTCGCTGCCGTATGTGCGCCAGTCGGATGGCGAGGTCGTGTACTTCCCGTCGAACCTGATCGAAAACCTGTATGTCAGCAATGGCATGAGCGCCGGCAATACCCTCGTCGAAGCGCAGGTGCAATGTTTGTCGGAAATTTTCGAACGGGCCGTCAAGCGCGAAATCCTTGAAGGCGAGATCGCCTTGCCCGACGTGCCGCAGGAAGTGCTGGCGAAATATCCGGGCATCCTGGCCGGCATTCAGGGCCTGGAGGAGCAGGGCTTCCCCGTGCTGGTGAAGGATGCGTCGCTGGGCGGCACCTACCCCGTCATGTGCGTGACCTTGATGAATCCGCGCACGGGCGGCGTGTTTGCCTCGTTCGGCGCACACCCGAGCCTGGAAGTGGCGCTCGAGCGCAGCCTGACGGAATTGCTGCAGGGCCGCAGCTTTGAAGGCCTCAACGATTTGCCGCAGCCCACGTTTGCCAGCGAAGCCGTCACCGAGCCGAACAACTTTGTCGAACATTTCATCGACTCGAGCGGCATCGTGTCGTGGCGCTTTTTCAGCGCGAAAGCCGATTACGATTTTGTCGAGTGGGATTTTTCCGGCCACGGCGACGACTCGAATGCCGAGGAAGCGGCGACCCTGTTCGGCATCCTTGCCGACATGGGCAAGGAAGTCTACACGGCCGTGTATGACCAGCTGGGCGCCACCGCCTGCCGCATCCTCGTGCCCGGTTATTCGGAAGTGTATCCAGTCGAGGATTTGATCTGGGACAATACCAACAAGGCCTTGCTGTTCCGCGCCGACATCCTGAACCTGCATCGCCTGGACGAAGCCAGCCTGGAAGACTTGCTCGAGCGCCTGGAGAACAGCGAGCTGGACGAGTACGGCGACATCGCCACCCTGATCGGCATCGAATTCGATGAAAATACGGTGTGGGGACAGTTGACGACGCTGGAATTGAAACTGCTGATCCAGCTGGCCTTGCAGCAATTCGAGGAAGCCAAGGAGCTGGTGGAAACCTTCTTGCAGTACAACGACAACACGGTCGAGCGCCGGCTGTTTTATCAGGCCTTGAACGTGGTGCTGGAGGTAGAGCTCGACGACGAGCTGGAGCTGGACGATTACGCGGTCAATTTCCGCCGCATGTTTGGCAACGAAAGGATGGACGCCGTGCTCGGTTCGGTGGACGGCAGCGTGCGTTTCTACGGCCTGACGCCCACCAGCATGCAGCTGGAAGGGCTGGACCGGCACCAGCGCCTGATCGACAGCTTCAAGAAACTGCACGCGGCGCGGGCCAGGGCGGCAGCCATCGGCTGA
- a CDS encoding M16 family metallopeptidase, whose product MPVFIPAFALALSAMASSSLAQQTAGAAPAKPVIAKSAAAGKADLLPFKATEKTLANGLKIIIVPTGFPNIVSLQIPVQTGSRNEVEPGKSGFAHFFEHMMFRGTKAYPPEKYQDIITKAGARQNAYTSDDLTNYHTTFAKDDLETVLKVEADRFQHLDYAEDAFKTESRAVLGEYNKNSANPVSKLFEVMRDSAYTTHTYKHTTMGFIQDIEDMPNQYAYSKIFFDRWYRPERTTIIIAGDVEPQHAIALVEKYWSGWQRGKRQAAVPVEPAPHGPVYKHVAWPTPTLPWVAVGFHAPAFSVKDKDQAALATLLSLSFGRTSPLYKRLVQNEQKVDQLFDMTPDRVDPTLAVLGARVKNLADVVYVRDAILATVAQLRETPVSEKDLADAKSAEKYGLIRTLDNTEQIAGTLASFVHFDRSYATLNQYYRLIDSLTPADLQAAARKYLNDDGLVLTTLSHEAMPAAIASVPKLASLLPAAPNAKFDVLVQKSALPQIRYKLLFAAGSAHDPQGKEGLAALTAAMVASGGSSERKIDEVNQALFPLAGSFTQQADKEMTTFTGSIHKDNWNQFSDIALPLLLSPGFREDDFRRLKDAQRNALLLDLKDNNEEEFAKERLQTNVYAGTPYGHPVLGTVAGIDAITLDDVKQFWKTAYAQGAVKVGISGDVSDAMTASLTQALAKLPAGPGLPATVKPVGRKANGLEVEIIEKNTRATAISFGLPLEVTRTHADFPALWLVKTWLGEHRASNSYLYQRIREIRGMNYGDYAYIEAFPRGMYQFFPNPNLGRKAQLFEIWIRPVAPENAHFALRVALTELGKLVDNGLTQEQFATTRDYLMKNVFVMTSTQDQQLGYALDSQWYGTPEFTRLMRDGLSKLTVADVNRAIQQHLSAKNLSVVVIAKDAAGLKDKLVSDAYSPIKYDGNKPQALLAEDKVIGAMKLNIKPEAVTVTPAAQAFAK is encoded by the coding sequence ATGCCCGTTTTCATCCCCGCTTTCGCCCTGGCCCTGTCGGCCATGGCCTCGTCCAGCCTGGCCCAGCAAACGGCCGGCGCCGCGCCAGCCAAGCCCGTCATTGCGAAAAGCGCCGCCGCCGGCAAGGCCGACCTGCTGCCGTTCAAGGCCACGGAAAAGACCCTGGCCAACGGCTTGAAGATCATCATCGTGCCGACCGGCTTCCCGAATATCGTCTCGCTGCAGATTCCCGTGCAGACGGGGTCGCGCAATGAAGTCGAGCCGGGCAAGTCCGGTTTCGCGCATTTCTTCGAACACATGATGTTCCGCGGCACCAAGGCCTATCCGCCCGAAAAATACCAGGACATCATCACCAAGGCGGGCGCGCGCCAGAACGCCTACACCAGCGACGATCTGACCAATTACCACACGACGTTCGCCAAGGACGACCTGGAAACCGTGCTGAAGGTGGAAGCGGACCGCTTCCAGCACCTCGACTATGCGGAAGACGCGTTCAAGACGGAATCGCGGGCCGTGCTGGGCGAATACAACAAGAACAGCGCCAATCCCGTCTCGAAACTGTTCGAAGTGATGCGCGACAGCGCCTACACGACGCATACCTACAAGCACACGACGATGGGCTTCATCCAGGACATCGAGGACATGCCGAACCAGTATGCCTACTCGAAGATCTTCTTCGACCGCTGGTACCGTCCGGAACGCACCACCATCATCATCGCCGGCGACGTCGAGCCGCAGCACGCCATCGCGCTGGTGGAAAAATACTGGAGCGGCTGGCAACGCGGCAAGCGGCAGGCGGCCGTGCCCGTCGAACCGGCACCGCATGGCCCCGTCTACAAGCACGTGGCCTGGCCTACGCCGACCCTGCCATGGGTGGCCGTCGGCTTCCATGCGCCGGCGTTTTCCGTGAAGGACAAGGACCAGGCGGCGCTGGCGACCCTGCTGTCGCTGTCGTTCGGCCGCACCTCGCCGCTGTATAAACGCCTGGTGCAGAACGAGCAGAAGGTCGACCAGCTGTTCGACATGACGCCGGACCGGGTCGACCCGACCCTGGCCGTGCTGGGCGCGCGCGTGAAAAACCTCGCCGACGTCGTCTACGTGCGCGACGCGATCCTCGCCACCGTGGCGCAGCTGCGCGAGACGCCCGTCAGCGAGAAAGACCTGGCGGACGCCAAGTCGGCGGAAAAATACGGCCTGATCCGCACCCTCGACAATACCGAGCAGATCGCCGGCACCCTGGCCTCGTTCGTGCATTTCGACCGTTCGTATGCCACCCTGAACCAGTACTACCGCCTGATCGACTCGCTCACCCCGGCCGACCTGCAGGCGGCCGCGCGCAAATACCTGAACGACGACGGCCTGGTGCTGACCACCCTGTCGCATGAAGCCATGCCGGCCGCCATCGCCAGCGTGCCGAAACTGGCCAGCCTGCTGCCAGCCGCCCCGAACGCCAAGTTCGACGTGCTGGTGCAAAAGTCCGCGCTGCCGCAAATCCGCTACAAGCTGCTGTTTGCGGCCGGTTCCGCGCACGATCCGCAAGGCAAGGAAGGCCTGGCCGCGCTGACGGCCGCCATGGTGGCATCGGGCGGCTCGTCCGAGCGCAAGATCGACGAAGTCAACCAGGCCCTGTTCCCGCTGGCCGGCAGCTTTACGCAACAGGCGGACAAGGAAATGACGACGTTTACCGGTTCCATCCACAAGGATAACTGGAACCAGTTCAGCGACATCGCCCTGCCGCTGCTGCTCTCGCCCGGTTTCCGCGAGGACGACTTCCGCCGCCTGAAAGATGCGCAGAGGAACGCGCTGCTGCTGGACCTGAAGGACAATAACGAGGAAGAGTTCGCCAAGGAGCGGCTGCAGACGAATGTCTACGCGGGCACGCCGTACGGCCACCCGGTGCTGGGCACCGTGGCCGGCATCGACGCCATCACGCTCGACGACGTGAAACAGTTCTGGAAGACGGCGTATGCGCAAGGCGCCGTGAAGGTGGGCATTTCCGGCGACGTCTCGGACGCCATGACGGCTTCGCTGACGCAGGCGCTGGCGAAGCTGCCGGCCGGTCCCGGCTTGCCGGCCACGGTGAAACCCGTGGGCCGCAAGGCGAACGGCCTGGAAGTGGAAATCATCGAGAAAAACACGCGCGCCACGGCCATTTCCTTCGGCTTGCCGCTCGAGGTGACGCGCACGCACGCGGACTTCCCCGCCCTGTGGCTGGTGAAGACCTGGCTGGGCGAACACCGCGCCTCGAATTCCTACCTGTACCAGCGCATCCGTGAAATCCGCGGCATGAACTATGGCGACTATGCCTACATCGAAGCCTTCCCGCGCGGCATGTACCAGTTCTTCCCGAACCCGAACCTGGGCCGCAAGGCGCAGCTGTTCGAAATCTGGATCCGCCCCGTGGCGCCGGAAAACGCCCACTTCGCCCTGCGCGTGGCGCTGACGGAATTGGGCAAGCTGGTCGACAACGGCTTGACGCAGGAACAGTTCGCCACCACGCGCGACTACCTGATGAAGAACGTGTTCGTCATGACCTCGACGCAGGACCAGCAGCTCGGTTACGCGCTCGACTCGCAATGGTATGGCACGCCCGAGTTCACCAGGCTGATGCGTGATGGCCTGTCGAAACTGACGGTGGCCGACGTCAACCGCGCCATCCAGCAGCACCTGTCGGCAAAGAACCTGTCCGTGGTGGTGATCGCCAAGGATGCGGCCGGCCTGAAGGATAAGCTCGTCAGCGACGCCTACTCGCCCATCAAGTACGATGGCAACAAGCCGCAAGCGCTGCTAGCCGAAGACAAGGTCATCGGTGCGATGAAACTCAACATCAAGCCGGAAGCGGTGACGGTGACGCCGGCGGCGCAGGCGTTCGCCAAATAA
- a CDS encoding sensor domain-containing diguanylate cyclase — translation MPDSHAQASESPYGVAHGFAVKMMELLVVPTFVLDVHGQVMIWNRACEQLTGVPAAEVLGTREAGSCFYTDQRPTLADLLLAGRGGDLHAVYAQQQYRGNTGDNLCAENWCDMPRTGRRRYLAVDASPIYGNPGELIAVVETLRDMTDEKRAHVELERLATRDGLTGLANRRCFDDTLHAEWQRAQRQQQALSLLMVDVDNFKQYNDSHGHQGGDLCLRKVAGAVASELRTNDLVARYGGEEFAVILPNQSLKGAAIVAERIRQRVERLQLPRSKQGGACVTVSIGAATALPGAGTELGQLIHTADCALYRAKHLGRNRISLPETTLT, via the coding sequence ATGCCGGACAGCCACGCACAGGCCAGCGAGTCGCCCTATGGTGTCGCCCATGGTTTCGCCGTCAAAATGATGGAATTGCTGGTCGTGCCGACCTTTGTGCTCGACGTGCATGGCCAGGTGATGATCTGGAACCGCGCCTGCGAACAGCTGACGGGCGTGCCGGCCGCCGAAGTGCTGGGCACGCGCGAGGCGGGAAGCTGCTTTTACACGGATCAGCGCCCCACCCTGGCCGACCTGCTGCTGGCCGGGCGCGGCGGCGACTTGCACGCCGTGTATGCGCAGCAGCAATACCGCGGCAACACGGGCGACAATTTGTGCGCGGAAAACTGGTGCGACATGCCGCGCACGGGCCGGCGGCGCTACCTGGCCGTCGATGCCAGCCCCATCTACGGCAATCCCGGCGAACTGATCGCCGTCGTCGAAACCCTGCGCGACATGACCGATGAAAAACGCGCGCACGTGGAACTGGAACGCCTGGCCACGCGCGACGGCTTGACGGGCCTGGCGAACCGGCGCTGCTTCGACGATACCCTGCATGCCGAATGGCAGCGCGCCCAGCGCCAGCAGCAGGCGCTGTCGCTGCTGATGGTCGATGTCGACAATTTCAAGCAATACAACGACAGCCACGGCCACCAGGGGGGCGACTTGTGCCTGCGCAAGGTGGCTGGCGCCGTCGCCAGCGAATTGCGCACGAACGACCTGGTGGCCCGCTATGGCGGCGAAGAGTTCGCCGTGATCCTGCCGAACCAGTCGCTGAAGGGCGCGGCCATCGTGGCCGAGCGCATACGCCAGCGCGTCGAGCGTTTGCAACTGCCGCGCAGCAAGCAAGGCGGCGCCTGCGTCACCGTCAGCATCGGCGCCGCCACCGCCCTGCCCGGCGCCGGCACGGAACTGGGCCAGCTGATCCACACGGCCGATTGCGCCCTGTACCGCGCCAAGCACCTGGGCCGCAACCGCATCAGCTTGCCGGAGACGACGCTGACGTGA
- a CDS encoding sensor histidine kinase: MMQRAIRLPVRLGIVACFAAGTAASLHAGHADESLAQVNTPLNLMTACAVLLGALALLLLWRQHCLAARLHAQEQLRADAERTLLAGEQQKAREQERQRIGRDIHDDLGQHLLTLKIDLCMLQTSTCDATPLLAQKLAMIVQNVDLSIAALRCVIHDLRPPALELGLQSAFDGLLADFSRNTGVVCACMCEPALAEGAAGAHAILLYHVLQEALANIARHAHATRVSVQLRRRAATLEFRISDNGVGMPAAARLGCGLSGMHERLASAGGALRIDSRGGVDSGTTLHLSLPLPATPDERAGYP, encoded by the coding sequence ATGATGCAACGCGCCATACGCCTGCCGGTTCGCCTCGGCATTGTTGCCTGCTTTGCTGCGGGCACGGCCGCATCCCTGCATGCGGGCCACGCCGACGAATCGCTGGCGCAGGTGAATACGCCCTTGAACCTGATGACGGCCTGCGCCGTCCTGCTGGGCGCGCTGGCCTTGTTGCTGCTGTGGCGCCAGCACTGCCTGGCCGCGCGCCTGCACGCGCAGGAGCAGCTGCGCGCGGACGCCGAGCGCACGCTGCTGGCCGGCGAGCAGCAAAAGGCGCGCGAACAGGAGCGCCAGCGCATCGGGCGCGATATCCATGACGACCTGGGCCAGCATCTGCTGACCCTGAAAATCGACCTGTGCATGTTGCAGACGAGCACGTGCGACGCCACGCCGCTGCTGGCGCAGAAACTGGCCATGATCGTGCAGAATGTCGACCTCAGTATCGCCGCCCTGCGCTGCGTGATCCACGACCTGCGCCCGCCCGCCCTCGAGCTGGGCCTGCAGTCAGCCTTCGACGGCTTGCTGGCCGATTTTTCGCGCAATACGGGCGTCGTCTGCGCATGCATGTGCGAACCCGCGCTGGCCGAGGGCGCGGCAGGCGCGCACGCCATCCTGCTGTACCACGTGCTGCAGGAGGCGCTGGCCAATATCGCCCGCCACGCGCACGCCACGCGCGTCAGCGTACAGCTGCGCCGCCGCGCCGCCACGCTGGAGTTCCGCATCAGCGACAACGGCGTCGGCATGCCCGCCGCCGCCCGCCTCGGCTGCGGCCTGTCCGGCATGCATGAACGCCTGGCCAGCGCCGGCGGCGCCCTGCGCATCGACAGCCGCGGCGGCGTCGATAGCGGCACCACCTTGCACCTGTCGCTGCCGCTGCCGGCCACGCCGGACGAACGTGCCGGCTATCCCTGA